A genome region from Christensenella minuta includes the following:
- a CDS encoding Stp1/IreP family PP2C-type Ser/Thr phosphatase, which produces MKTVALSHIGKVRTTNEDSILVHDQNVPYYMLVADGMGGHAAGEVASGMVCTELERYISALGHKELTEKQILDAIRFVNQRLIDAVEEEPAFQGMGTTLTFAAFDGDKITIAQVGDSRAYHKRADDIYKVTKDHTYVQHLIDSGVIKKGAAEDYPFKNIITRSVGMKDVEVDFFTVEWKDDDIILLCSDGLSNYTNRKIMFDILAGPQMLEEKAQKLVDVALAGGGKDNISVVLAQRTQEGGAL; this is translated from the coding sequence GATTCTATATTGGTACACGACCAGAATGTACCTTATTACATGCTCGTGGCGGATGGGATGGGCGGCCATGCGGCGGGAGAAGTCGCAAGCGGTATGGTATGTACCGAGCTGGAACGCTATATCAGCGCGCTGGGACATAAAGAGCTGACGGAAAAGCAAATTTTGGATGCGATCCGGTTTGTAAACCAACGTTTGATCGATGCGGTAGAGGAAGAGCCTGCGTTCCAGGGAATGGGAACGACGCTGACCTTTGCTGCGTTCGACGGGGATAAGATCACCATTGCGCAGGTCGGCGATTCCCGCGCCTACCATAAACGTGCGGATGATATTTACAAGGTGACCAAAGACCATACGTATGTGCAGCACCTGATAGACAGTGGCGTGATCAAAAAAGGGGCCGCAGAAGATTATCCTTTTAAAAATATTATTACGCGTTCCGTGGGAATGAAGGACGTGGAGGTCGATTTCTTTACCGTCGAATGGAAGGATGACGATATCATTCTTTTATGCTCGGACGGTCTTTCCAACTATACGAATAGAAAAATCATGTTTGATATTTTGGCGGGGCCGCAGATGCTTGAAGAGAAGGCGCAGAAGCTTGTCGACGTGGCCCTTGCAGGCGGCGGAAAAGATAATATTTCAGTCGTCCTTGCGCAACGCACGCAAGAGGGAGGAGCGCTATGA